In a genomic window of Gambusia affinis linkage group LG04, SWU_Gaff_1.0, whole genome shotgun sequence:
- the taf5l gene encoding TAF5-like RNA polymerase II p300/CBP-associated factor-associated factor 65 kDa subunit 5L: protein MKRVRAEQIQYAVAQYLKRRQYVDTDSSLKGAKLFQSTEELAAGLTVQTESGCANIVSAAPCQPDPQQYEVQFSRLRCFLSETEISYAQEVSCLLYPLYVYLHLDMVHCGLKGAVDSFYVRFHDAFLHDGEQRSVVEQLRHVVTAQDVAANPKLRSFLEHKYVVHLTEPAHSYLLRYLQSDDNSAICRALSTHLQVEVTASRRTEYQLYGAATGSMSGVGGAECAAEALEVPAGIPQNEVALLALQDCIKKVREGPPSLTTICFYAFHHTEQMLNAAEVSPDSRLLAAGFDSSAVKLWSLRARKLKAKPHQADVSYIHLACDVQEEEVDEEDGCGSEVKMLRGHSGPVYRTAFLTDSSGLLSCSEDSTIRYWDLGSFTNTVLYQGHGYPVWDLDVSPCSLYFASGSHDRTARLWTFSRSYPLRLYVGHLSDVDCVKFHPNSNYLATGSTDKTVRLWSTQQGQSVRLFTGHRGAVLALAFSPNGKYLASAGEDQRVKLWDLAAGTLFKELRGHADSITSLSFSPDSSLVASSSIDNSVRVWDIRSSHSGAPAADGSSSELVGQYVGNTSNVLNVQFMACNLLLVTGTALEKTEP from the exons ATGAAACGGGTCCGGGCCGAGCAGATCCAGTACGCTGTGGCTCAGTACCTGAAGAGGAGACAGTATGTGGATACTGACAGCTCCCTGAAAGGAGCCAAACTCTTCCAGTCCACAGAAGAGCTGGCTGCTGGTCTGACTG TGCAGACGGAGTCAGGCTGTGCCAACATCGTCTCTGCTGCTCCCTGCCAGCCCGACCCGCAGCAGTATGAGGTCCAGTTCTCCAGGCTCCGCTGCTTTCTCTCAG AAACAGAAATCTCTTATGCCCAGGAGGTCAGCTGCCTCCTCTACCCGCTCTATGTTTATCTCCACCTTGACATGGTGCACTGCGGCCTGAAGGGGGCAGTGGACAGCTTCTACGTCCGTTTTCACGACGCCTTTCTTCACGACGGGGAGCAGCGGTCGGTGGTGGAGCAGCTCCGCCACGTCGTCACGGCGCAGGACGTCGCCGCCAATCCCAAGCTGAGGTCTTTCCTGGAGCATAAGTATGTGGTTCACCTGACGGAGCCGGCTCACAGCTACCTGCTGCGCTACCTGCAGAGCGACGACAACAGCGCCATCTGTAGGGCACTCAGCACACACCTGCAGGTGGAGGTCACCGCTTCCAGGCGAACCGAGTACCAGCTGTACGGAGCCGCCACTGGCTCCATGTCGGGCGTGGGCGGAGCCGAGTGCGCCGCCGAGGCGTTGGAGGTTCCTGCCGGGATCCCGCAGAACGAGGTGGCGCTTCTGGCGCTGCAGGACTGCATCAAGAAAGTCCGCGAAGGCCCGCCGTCGCTCACCACCATCTGCTTCTACGCCTTCCACCACACGGAGCAGATGCTGAATGCGGCGGAGGTTTCGCCCGACAGCCGGCTGTTGGCGGCCGGGTTCGACAGCTCCGCTGTGAAGCTGTGGAGCCTCCGGGCCAGGAAGCTGAAGGCCAAACCGCACCAGGCCGACGTGTCGTACATCCACCTGGCGTGCGACGTGCAAGAGGAGGAG GTGGACGAGGAGGACGGCTGCGGCAGCGAGGTGAAGATGCTGCGCGGCCACAGCGGTCCCGTCTATCGCACCGCGTTCCTGACCGACAGCTCCGGCCTGCTGTCCTGCTCTGAGGACTCGACCATCCGCTACTGGGACCTGGGCAGCTTCACCAACACGGTGCTGTACCAGGGCCACGGCTACCCGGTGTGGGACCTGGACGTCAGCCCTTGCAGCCTTTACTTTGCCAGCGGCTCCCACGACCGCACCGCCCGCCTCTGGACCTTCTCGCGCTCCTACCCGCTGCGGCTCTACGTCGGCCACCTGTCCGACGTCGACTGCGTCAAGTTCCACCCCAACTCCAACTACCTGGCCACCGGCTCCACGGACAAAACGGTGCGGCTGTGGAGCACCCAGCAGGGCCAGTCGGTGCGGCTCTTCACGGGCCACCGCGGAGCCGTACTGGCGCTCGCCTTCTCGCCGAATGGGAAGTACCTGGCGTCAGCCGGCGAGGACCAGCGGGTGAAGCTGTGGGACCTGGCGGCGGGGACGCTGTTCAAAGAGCTGCGCGGCCACGCGGACAGCATCACCAGCCTGTCCTTCAGCCCGGACAGCAGCCTGGTGGCGTCCTCCTCCATAGACAACTCCGTCCGCGTCTGGGACATCCGCAGCTCACACAGCGGGGCGCCGGCCGCCGACGGCTCGTCCAGCGAGCTGGTGGGTCAGTACGTGGGAAACACCAGCAACGTCCTGAACGTCCAGTTCATGGCCTGCAACCTGCTGCTGGTCACAGGAACGGCGCTGGAGAAAACCGAACCGTAG